From Streptomyces durmitorensis, a single genomic window includes:
- the mgrA gene encoding L-glyceraldehyde 3-phosphate reductase, with translation MNDTSLYRAATDRYSTMEYRRTGRSGLKLPAVSLGLWHNFGDDKSLESQRAILRRAFDLGVTHFDLANNYGPPAGSAELNFGKLFAQDFAPYRDELVISTKAGYLMHPGPYGEWGSRKYLMSSLDASLKRMGVDYVDIFYSHRFDPDTPLEETMGALASAVQQGKALYVGVSSYNSEQTAEAARLLREMGVPALIHQPSYSMINRWTEDDGLLDTLETAGMGCISFVPLAQGLLTNKYLKGIPEGSRATQGKSLDPDLLSDEVVRRLNGLNDIAARRDQSLAQLALNWVLRDERMTSALIGASSVKQLEENVAALAGPKLTDEELAEIDTYAVSTPGTNIWAGRG, from the coding sequence GCCTGTGGCACAACTTCGGTGACGACAAGTCCCTGGAGAGCCAGCGCGCGATCCTGCGTCGCGCCTTCGACCTGGGCGTCACTCACTTCGACCTGGCGAACAACTACGGCCCGCCGGCCGGTTCGGCCGAGCTCAACTTCGGCAAGCTGTTCGCGCAGGATTTCGCCCCGTACCGCGATGAATTGGTCATTTCGACCAAGGCGGGCTACCTCATGCACCCCGGCCCGTACGGCGAGTGGGGTTCGCGCAAGTACCTGATGTCGTCCCTGGACGCGTCGCTCAAGCGCATGGGTGTGGACTACGTCGACATCTTCTACTCGCACCGCTTCGACCCGGACACCCCGCTGGAGGAGACGATGGGCGCGCTCGCGTCCGCCGTGCAGCAGGGCAAGGCGCTGTACGTGGGCGTCTCCTCCTACAACAGCGAGCAGACCGCCGAAGCGGCGCGCCTGCTGCGGGAGATGGGCGTTCCCGCCCTCATCCACCAGCCCTCGTACTCGATGATCAACCGCTGGACCGAGGACGACGGCCTGCTGGACACCCTTGAGACCGCGGGGATGGGCTGCATCTCGTTCGTGCCGCTGGCGCAGGGCCTGCTCACGAACAAGTACCTGAAGGGCATCCCGGAGGGCTCGCGCGCGACGCAGGGCAAGTCGCTCGACCCCGACCTCCTGAGCGACGAGGTCGTGCGCCGCCTCAATGGCCTGAATGACATCGCGGCCCGCCGCGACCAGTCGCTCGCGCAACTGGCCCTCAACTGGGTTCTGCGCGACGAGCGGATGACCTCGGCGCTCATCGGCGCCTCCAGCGTGAAGCAGCTGGAGGAGAACGTGGCGGCGCTTGCCGGGCCGAAGCTCACGGACGAGGAGCTCGCCGAGATCGACACGTACGCGGTCTCCACGCCCGGCACCAACATCTGGGCCGGGCGGGGCTGA
- a CDS encoding DUF192 domain-containing protein has protein sequence MATLLLPSGRTLPLEIADSAGARRRGLLGRDGVAGALLLTPASSVHTVGMRFAIDVAYLDRELRVLAVRTMRPGRIGWPRARARHVLEAEAGAMALWGVRRGARVEVRSADSSVDPGGR, from the coding sequence ATGGCGACGCTTCTGCTCCCGTCCGGCCGGACCCTCCCCCTGGAGATCGCGGACTCCGCCGGCGCGCGGCGGCGCGGGCTGCTCGGCCGGGACGGGGTCGCCGGGGCGCTGCTGCTGACCCCGGCGAGCAGTGTGCACACGGTGGGGATGCGGTTCGCGATCGACGTGGCGTACCTGGACCGGGAGCTGCGGGTGCTGGCCGTGCGGACGATGCGTCCCGGGCGGATCGGGTGGCCACGGGCGCGGGCCCGGCACGTCCTGGAGGCGGAGGCCGGGGCGATGGCCCTGTGGGGCGTGCGCCGGGGTGCGCGGGTCGAGGTGCGGTCCGCGGACTCCTCCGTCGATCCCGGCGGGAGATGA
- a CDS encoding winged helix-turn-helix transcriptional regulator, whose product MPKSGTEGNSESGGGSGKETKTLYACGLDAAVDVVGGKWKPMILWALYAGATLRFGELRRHIAGISEKVLIQQLRELESDGIVHREVYREVPPKVEYSLTPLGQSLNEALIPLGVWGDEHMQQLVANRECKKDGKAA is encoded by the coding sequence ATGCCGAAGAGCGGCACGGAGGGTAATTCGGAGAGCGGCGGCGGGAGCGGCAAGGAGACCAAGACGCTGTACGCCTGTGGGCTCGACGCGGCCGTGGATGTCGTCGGCGGCAAGTGGAAGCCGATGATCCTCTGGGCGCTGTACGCGGGCGCGACGCTCCGCTTCGGCGAGCTCCGGCGCCACATCGCCGGAATCAGCGAGAAGGTGCTCATCCAGCAGCTCCGCGAGCTGGAGTCCGACGGCATCGTGCACCGCGAGGTGTACCGGGAGGTCCCGCCGAAGGTCGAGTACTCACTGACCCCCCTCGGCCAGTCCCTGAACGAGGCGCTGATCCCGCTGGGCGTGTGGGGCGACGAGCACATGCAGCAGCTGGTGGCCAACCGCGAGTGCAAGAAGGACGGCAAAGCCGCCTGA
- a CDS encoding winged helix DNA-binding domain-containing protein gives MTVAAISWSAANARRMERQFLLNPAKPGQAGPGEVVDAMLAAHAQVMSAAELSVGLRMDGATRLDVRDALWGEEPSLVKTYGPRGTIHFLPVSELPMWTGALSAVPGGPSPFKAGDRLTPSQTDEIVGAIGEALDGACLTIDELSDEVVARTGPWAGDLVLPAFQGMWPRWRSVMHVAGHRGVLCFAPNRGRKVTYTRPSAAGSEEPPLSAEVAAGRLVRRFLYAYGPATSPEFAKWAAAPARWAGEVFASLASAGEIEAVEMEGVPSSWVVAGDTEFPAEPVRGVRLLPYFDAYVIASHPRERLFPGRAYERALAGGQAGNFPVLLVDGIVAGVWHQRRSGRRITVTVEPLGSLNAGQERELEGQAERVGEVLEGWAELVVGPVAVGAHA, from the coding sequence ATGACAGTCGCCGCTATTTCGTGGAGTGCCGCCAACGCCCGGCGCATGGAGCGGCAGTTCCTGCTGAATCCCGCGAAGCCGGGTCAGGCCGGCCCCGGCGAGGTCGTCGACGCGATGCTGGCGGCGCACGCCCAGGTGATGTCCGCCGCCGAGCTGTCGGTGGGGCTGCGGATGGACGGGGCGACCCGCCTCGACGTACGCGACGCGCTGTGGGGCGAGGAGCCGAGCCTGGTCAAGACGTACGGGCCGCGCGGCACGATCCACTTCCTTCCCGTATCCGAACTCCCCATGTGGACGGGTGCGTTGTCCGCGGTCCCGGGCGGGCCGAGCCCCTTCAAGGCGGGCGACCGGCTGACGCCTTCCCAGACGGACGAGATCGTGGGCGCGATCGGCGAGGCGCTCGACGGGGCCTGTCTGACCATCGACGAGCTCAGCGATGAGGTGGTGGCGCGTACCGGGCCCTGGGCGGGCGACCTGGTGCTGCCCGCCTTCCAGGGGATGTGGCCGCGCTGGCGCTCGGTCATGCATGTGGCGGGCCACCGCGGGGTGCTGTGCTTCGCGCCGAACCGGGGCCGCAAGGTGACCTACACGCGCCCTTCGGCCGCCGGGTCCGAGGAGCCGCCGCTCTCCGCCGAGGTGGCGGCGGGGCGTCTGGTGCGGCGCTTCCTTTACGCGTACGGGCCCGCGACGTCTCCCGAGTTCGCCAAGTGGGCTGCTGCGCCGGCGCGTTGGGCGGGCGAGGTGTTCGCCTCGCTGGCTTCCGCCGGGGAGATCGAGGCAGTGGAGATGGAGGGGGTGCCGTCCTCCTGGGTGGTCGCGGGCGACACGGAGTTCCCGGCGGAGCCGGTGCGGGGCGTCCGGCTCCTCCCGTACTTCGACGCGTACGTCATCGCCTCGCACCCGCGCGAGCGGCTCTTCCCCGGTCGGGCCTACGAGCGTGCGCTGGCCGGGGGCCAGGCGGGCAACTTCCCCGTGCTGCTGGTCGACGGGATCGTGGCGGGGGTCTGGCACCAGCGGCGCTCCGGGCGGCGGATCACCGTGACGGTGGAGCCGCTCGGCTCGCTGAACGCGGGGCAGGAGCGGGAGCTCGAGGGGCAGGCGGAGCGGGTGGGGGAAGTGCTCGAGGGGTGGGCGGAGCTGGTGGTGGGGCCGGTGGCGGTGGGGGCGCACGCGTAG
- a CDS encoding class I SAM-dependent methyltransferase, with translation MSSFTFDELVAEAESAPTEGWDFSWFEGRATEERPSWRYAHVMGERLGRATASLDIQTGGGEVLASAPALPPLAVATEGWPPNVAKATALLHPRGAVVVASPEDAPLPFAAEAFDLVTSRHPVKAHFDEIARVLRPGGTYFAQHVGPASVFEVVEYFLGPQPEDVRNGRHPDGERAEAQAAGLEIVDLRAERLRIEFRDIGAVVHFLRKVVWMVPDFSVEKYRPRLLELHEQIQTEGPFVAHSTRHLFDARKR, from the coding sequence ATGAGCAGCTTCACCTTCGATGAACTCGTGGCCGAAGCCGAGTCCGCCCCCACCGAAGGCTGGGATTTCTCCTGGTTCGAGGGGCGGGCCACGGAAGAGCGGCCCTCCTGGCGGTACGCCCACGTCATGGGCGAGCGGCTCGGGCGCGCCACCGCCTCCCTCGACATCCAGACCGGCGGCGGCGAAGTCCTCGCCTCCGCGCCCGCGCTGCCGCCGCTCGCCGTCGCCACGGAGGGGTGGCCGCCGAACGTGGCCAAGGCCACCGCCCTGCTGCATCCGCGCGGCGCGGTGGTCGTGGCCTCGCCCGAGGACGCGCCGCTGCCGTTCGCCGCGGAGGCGTTCGACCTGGTCACCAGTCGGCATCCGGTGAAGGCCCACTTCGACGAGATCGCGCGCGTGCTGCGTCCCGGCGGGACGTACTTCGCCCAGCATGTCGGCCCCGCCAGCGTCTTCGAGGTCGTCGAGTACTTCCTCGGGCCGCAGCCCGAGGACGTACGCAACGGACGTCACCCCGACGGCGAGCGCGCCGAGGCGCAGGCGGCGGGCCTGGAGATCGTCGACCTGCGGGCCGAGCGGCTTCGGATCGAGTTCCGCGACATCGGGGCCGTCGTCCACTTCCTGCGGAAGGTCGTGTGGATGGTGCCGGACTTCTCGGTGGAGAAGTACCGGCCGCGGCTCCTTGAACTGCACGAGCAGATCCAGACCGAGGGCCCGTTCGTGGCCCACAGCACGAGGCATCTCTTCGACGCCAGGAAGCGCTAG